Proteins encoded by one window of Erythrobacter sp.:
- the trxB gene encoding thioredoxin-disulfide reductase, translating to MATHTTRMLIIGSGPAGYSAAIYGARAGMAPIVVQGLQPGGQLTITTDVENYPGFADVIQGPWLMEQMQKQAEHVGTRMMWDTIVSVDLENGSPFRAVGDSGDVYIGDVLVIATGAQAKWLGVPGEAELGGKGVSACATCDGFFYRGKKVAVIGGGNTAVEEALYLTNHSDDVTLIHRRDSLRSEKILQDRLFASEKISVLWNKAVERFVAGENGALGHLELRDTQTGELSTLAVDGAFVAIGHAPSTELFKGKLPVDDGGYLIVEPGTPKTSIPGVFACGDVMDHTYRQAVTAAGTGCMAALDAERFLATQEHAKREAVAAE from the coding sequence ATGGCCACCCACACCACCCGCATGCTCATCATCGGCTCCGGCCCGGCGGGCTATTCCGCAGCCATCTATGGCGCGCGCGCGGGGATGGCGCCGATCGTGGTGCAGGGGCTGCAACCCGGCGGTCAGCTGACCATCACCACCGATGTCGAGAACTATCCCGGCTTTGCCGACGTGATCCAGGGCCCGTGGCTGATGGAGCAGATGCAGAAGCAGGCCGAGCATGTCGGCACGCGGATGATGTGGGACACGATCGTCTCGGTCGATCTCGAGAACGGCTCCCCCTTTCGCGCGGTGGGCGATTCCGGCGATGTGTATATCGGCGACGTGCTGGTGATCGCAACCGGAGCGCAGGCGAAGTGGCTTGGCGTCCCGGGCGAGGCGGAATTGGGCGGCAAGGGCGTTTCCGCCTGCGCCACCTGTGACGGGTTCTTCTATCGCGGCAAGAAGGTGGCAGTGATCGGCGGCGGCAATACCGCAGTGGAAGAAGCGCTCTACCTCACCAATCATTCGGACGACGTGACGCTGATCCACCGGCGCGATTCGTTGCGGAGCGAGAAGATCCTGCAAGACCGGCTGTTCGCCAGCGAGAAGATCTCGGTGCTGTGGAACAAGGCGGTCGAACGGTTCGTGGCAGGCGAAAACGGAGCTTTGGGCCATCTCGAACTGCGCGATACGCAGACCGGCGAGTTGTCGACACTGGCGGTGGACGGGGCCTTCGTCGCCATCGGCCACGCGCCTTCGACAGAGCTGTTCAAAGGCAAGCTGCCGGTGGACGATGGCGGCTACCTGATCGTCGAACCCGGTACGCCCAAGACCAGCATCCCCGGCGTCTTCGCTTGTGGCGACGTGATGGACCACACCTATCGACAGGCAGTGACCGCAGCGGGCACCGGCTGCATGGCCGCGCTCGATGCCGAGCGCTTCCTCGCGACGCAGGAGCACGCGAAGCGCGAAGCGGTGGCGGCGGAGTAG
- a CDS encoding PAS domain S-box protein, whose product MTGSDITIPTSSQPSQPSRSLRAIDTELQLLIDNALNHAVCLLDTDWRITSWNTGAERLYGWTAEEIVGKPYDILFSDDERSDGTPAAMLTLAGQGAVDRRQAWHARKDGSTFRANCSVCPLVNESGTIVGYGSIVHDDTADNFLHSQMAAREAHLRSILETAPDGMITIDEHGIIQWFSTAAERLFGYTADEVVGRNVAILMPEPDAHLHDGFLERYLATGERRVIGAARQVVGRRKDGSLFPHEMFVGEAVVGKRRIFTGFVRDLTAREEADQHLREMQSELLHISRIATAGTMATAMAHEINQPLTAIANYVQSAAAMIHGRPGDELLRSALEEAGREAIRAGAIIQRLRDFVSRGELARTAEPIRHLLTEACTFASIGGVSTSLGCRIDAPASLPAVFVDRVQIQQVLINLIRNAKEAMDDKGTIHITARQDGDFVCVNVRDTGPGLPATLINSVFDPFVSTKATGMGLGLAICRTIIEAHGGKLWCSNASEGGAEFRFTIPKAEAIDG is encoded by the coding sequence GTGACGGGGTCCGATATTACCATTCCAACCTCGTCCCAGCCGTCACAGCCGTCACGGTCGCTCCGCGCGATCGATACTGAGCTGCAACTGTTGATTGACAATGCGCTCAACCACGCGGTCTGCCTGCTGGATACGGACTGGCGCATCACATCCTGGAACACAGGTGCCGAGCGGCTGTACGGTTGGACTGCGGAGGAAATTGTCGGGAAGCCGTACGACATCCTGTTTTCAGACGACGAACGAAGTGACGGCACACCCGCCGCAATGTTGACGCTCGCAGGTCAAGGTGCTGTCGACCGCCGACAGGCCTGGCATGCGCGCAAGGATGGCAGCACGTTCAGGGCGAACTGTAGTGTATGCCCCCTGGTCAACGAAAGCGGCACAATAGTCGGCTATGGATCGATCGTACACGATGACACCGCCGACAATTTTCTTCACAGCCAGATGGCTGCTCGTGAGGCGCACCTGCGCTCTATCCTTGAAACAGCTCCCGATGGCATGATCACAATCGATGAGCATGGAATTATCCAATGGTTCAGCACTGCCGCTGAGCGGCTATTCGGATACACCGCTGACGAGGTTGTTGGCCGAAACGTGGCAATACTTATGCCGGAGCCCGATGCCCACCTGCACGATGGTTTTCTCGAGAGGTATTTGGCGACTGGCGAACGACGGGTCATCGGTGCCGCACGGCAGGTGGTGGGGCGTCGAAAGGATGGATCGCTTTTCCCGCACGAAATGTTCGTCGGCGAGGCGGTGGTCGGCAAGAGGCGGATTTTCACAGGGTTCGTTCGCGATCTTACCGCGCGCGAAGAGGCTGACCAGCACCTACGCGAAATGCAGTCTGAATTGCTGCACATCTCGCGGATTGCTACCGCTGGAACGATGGCGACGGCAATGGCCCATGAAATCAATCAGCCGCTCACTGCGATCGCCAACTACGTCCAATCGGCAGCCGCCATGATCCACGGCAGGCCTGGTGATGAACTCTTGCGCAGTGCGCTGGAAGAGGCGGGGCGGGAAGCTATTCGGGCGGGGGCGATCATCCAGCGATTGCGCGATTTTGTCTCTCGTGGGGAGCTTGCGCGGACAGCCGAGCCGATTCGTCATCTCTTAACCGAGGCCTGTACCTTTGCTTCGATTGGAGGAGTGTCCACCAGTCTTGGCTGCCGCATCGATGCGCCTGCAAGCCTTCCCGCAGTGTTCGTCGATCGGGTGCAGATCCAGCAAGTCCTGATCAACCTGATTCGCAATGCCAAGGAAGCCATGGATGACAAGGGCACCATCCATATCACCGCCCGCCAGGATGGCGATTTCGTTTGCGTAAACGTTAGGGACACCGGTCCGGGATTGCCCGCAACCTTGATTAACAGCGTGTTTGATCCGTTCGTGAGTACCAAAGCAACCGGGATGGGCCTTGGCCTGGCGATTTGCCGTACAATAATCGAAGCGCACGGCGGCAAGTTGTGGTGCAGCAATGCTTCCGAAGGGGGTGCAGAATTTCGCTTCACGATACCGAAGGCGGAGGCGATCGATGGCTGA
- a CDS encoding HAMP domain-containing protein gives MVANRQNECAELREALITALHRLRDGDFSVRIRLKSDNSQDREIASLFNEVVGLNENITGEFARMSRIVGKEGKISHRAEAKGARGDWQAKLDAVNSLVDDMVQPTTEVARVIGAVAKGDLSQQMATEIEGRVLKGEFLRIGKVVNTMVDQLGSFASEVTRVAREVGTEGKLGGQARVKGVAGTWKDLTDNVNLMADNLTGQVRNIAEVTTAVARGDLSKKITVDVKGEILELKDTINTMVDQLNGFASEVTRVAREVGTEGKLGGQAEVPGVAGTWADLTDNVNLMADNLTGQVRNIAEVTTAVARGDLSKKITVEVRGEILELKNTINVMVDQLSSFASEVSRVAREVGTEGRLGGQAKVDGVAGIWKDLTDNVNELAANLTGQVRNIAEVTTAVASGDLSKKITVDVKGEIAELKNTINTMVDQLGSFASEVTRVAREVGTEGKLGGQAKVEGVAGTWADLTDNVNELAANLTGQVRNIAEVTTAVALGDLSKKITVDVKGEIAELKNTINIMVDQLNGFASEVTRVAREVGTEGKLGGQARVPGVAGTWKDLTENVNMMADNLTGQVRNIAEVTTAVARGDLSKKITVDVKGEIAELKNTVNVMVDQLNSFASEVTRVAREVGTEGKLGGQAVVPGVGGIWTDLTDNVNLMATNLTNQVRGIADVVTAVAQGDLNRKLTLDAKGEIAALAETINGMIETLSTFGDQVTNMAREVGVEGKLGGQARVPGAAGLWRDLTDNVNQLAANLTNQVRSIADVATAVTKGDLTRSISVEASGEMASLKDNINEMIRNLKDQTLKNAEQDWLKTNLARFSRMLQGERDLATISNLIMSELAPLVNAQYGVFYVAMEGEDQDATLDLVASYGAGNPQQMKPRFVLREGLIGQAAADKLPIRLKNVPEDYLRISSGLGDAKPAHLFILPALFEDEVKAVIELGSFDGFNETHHGFLIQLMETIGIVLNTIAATMRTEELLKESQSLTQELQARQTELTTKQDELAKTNEELQEKAQLLEYEKRQVEAKNFEIDMARRAIEEKAEQLALTSKYKSEFLANMSHELRTPLNSLLILSKVLTNNEEGNLNQKQTEFAKTIHSAGSDLLNLINDILDLSKIESGTVSIQLDDMPLSSLRQHVERTFSQVAAQKGLGFEVNFAEDLPEIIRTDEQRLQQILLNLLSNAFKFTARGKVELGVRMAVSGWSPASAVLRDVDQALAISVSDTGIGIPQDKQMLIFEAFQQADGTTSRKYGGTGLGLSISREIAGLLGGELQVTSSPGEGSTFTLYLPLTPPKVETPGDGAHGSVRRPEQPLNSREDSFGRAPYASEPFVLLVAGEPTLAKDLTEHARKANVVATIASTGSAAVAHVRRSPPAAIVLDLELEDIDGLVLLDMLRHHPETAGCPIHVLIKKQATPLVEGLAVPGSIVVGRERNDLEELFRALKSQMERHKSESGKNDEPEPGADHQGLDGRQILIVDDDIRNIFSLASVLEAQGASVTYSERGADGIEMLRANREIDAALIDIMMPEMDGYETMRRIRSDEQLASVPLIAVTAKAMRGDRAKCLDAGADDYISKPVDIDLLMSVLRIAFSRSSNASHNIKAMESVK, from the coding sequence TTGGTTGCTAATCGGCAAAACGAGTGCGCTGAATTGCGCGAAGCTCTCATTACCGCCTTGCACCGTCTTCGTGACGGGGATTTCTCAGTTCGGATACGTCTTAAATCGGACAACTCGCAAGATCGTGAGATCGCCTCGCTCTTCAACGAGGTCGTGGGGCTGAATGAGAACATTACCGGAGAATTCGCGCGGATGTCGCGGATTGTCGGCAAAGAAGGTAAGATTTCCCACCGCGCCGAAGCAAAGGGCGCGAGAGGCGACTGGCAGGCAAAGCTTGATGCGGTGAACTCCCTTGTCGATGACATGGTTCAGCCGACAACTGAGGTCGCGCGCGTGATCGGTGCTGTGGCGAAGGGCGATCTTTCGCAACAGATGGCTACCGAGATCGAAGGCCGCGTCCTCAAGGGTGAATTCCTTCGCATCGGCAAGGTAGTGAATACCATGGTCGACCAGCTAGGCTCGTTTGCCTCCGAAGTAACGCGCGTCGCCCGCGAAGTGGGCACCGAGGGCAAGCTTGGCGGGCAGGCGCGGGTGAAAGGCGTGGCCGGTACTTGGAAGGATCTCACCGACAACGTCAACCTTATGGCGGACAATCTGACCGGGCAGGTCCGCAACATCGCCGAAGTTACCACTGCCGTGGCGCGCGGAGACCTGTCCAAGAAGATTACCGTGGACGTGAAGGGAGAAATTCTCGAGCTGAAAGACACCATCAACACGATGGTCGACCAGCTTAACGGCTTCGCATCCGAAGTGACCCGCGTCGCGCGTGAAGTCGGCACGGAGGGCAAGCTCGGCGGTCAGGCCGAAGTGCCGGGAGTGGCCGGCACCTGGGCCGATCTCACCGACAACGTCAACCTGATGGCGGACAATCTGACCGGCCAGGTCCGCAACATCGCGGAAGTCACGACCGCAGTTGCCCGTGGTGACCTGTCGAAAAAGATCACTGTGGAAGTGCGCGGCGAAATTCTCGAGCTGAAGAACACCATCAACGTCATGGTCGACCAGCTCAGCAGCTTTGCTTCGGAAGTGTCGCGCGTGGCCCGCGAAGTAGGCACCGAAGGGCGTCTCGGCGGCCAGGCGAAGGTCGACGGGGTGGCGGGCATCTGGAAGGATCTCACCGACAACGTCAACGAACTGGCAGCCAACCTGACCGGGCAGGTCCGCAACATTGCCGAAGTGACCACCGCAGTGGCCTCGGGCGACTTGTCCAAGAAGATCACCGTCGACGTGAAGGGCGAAATCGCCGAGCTCAAGAACACCATCAATACGATGGTCGACCAGCTTGGCTCATTCGCTTCGGAAGTGACGCGTGTTGCGCGAGAAGTGGGAACGGAGGGCAAGCTTGGCGGCCAGGCCAAGGTGGAAGGCGTCGCCGGCACCTGGGCCGACCTGACCGACAATGTGAACGAACTGGCGGCCAACCTCACCGGCCAGGTCCGCAACATCGCCGAAGTCACGACCGCCGTGGCACTGGGCGATCTGTCGAAAAAGATCACGGTGGACGTCAAGGGCGAAATCGCGGAGCTGAAAAACACCATCAACATCATGGTCGATCAGCTCAACGGCTTCGCTTCGGAGGTGACACGTGTGGCGCGCGAGGTCGGCACCGAAGGCAAGCTGGGTGGCCAGGCTCGCGTGCCGGGGGTTGCAGGAACGTGGAAGGACCTTACCGAAAACGTGAACATGATGGCGGACAATCTGACCGGGCAAGTCCGGAATATTGCCGAAGTCACGACAGCCGTTGCACGCGGCGACCTCTCCAAGAAGATCACCGTCGATGTGAAGGGCGAAATCGCCGAGTTGAAGAACACGGTCAACGTGATGGTGGACCAGCTCAATTCGTTCGCTTCGGAAGTGACGCGGGTGGCGCGCGAAGTAGGCACCGAGGGCAAGCTTGGCGGCCAAGCGGTCGTCCCCGGAGTGGGCGGCATCTGGACCGACCTGACCGACAACGTGAACCTGATGGCGACCAATCTGACCAACCAGGTGCGCGGCATCGCCGACGTTGTGACTGCGGTGGCGCAGGGCGACCTGAACCGCAAGCTGACGCTGGACGCTAAGGGCGAGATCGCAGCGCTTGCCGAAACCATTAACGGGATGATCGAAACGCTTTCGACCTTCGGCGACCAAGTGACCAATATGGCTCGCGAAGTGGGCGTGGAAGGCAAACTGGGCGGGCAGGCACGTGTGCCCGGCGCCGCAGGCCTCTGGCGCGACCTGACCGATAACGTCAACCAGCTGGCGGCCAACCTCACCAACCAGGTGCGCTCGATCGCTGATGTGGCGACTGCGGTGACCAAGGGCGACCTTACCCGTTCGATCTCCGTGGAAGCGTCGGGTGAAATGGCATCGCTCAAAGACAACATCAACGAGATGATCCGCAACCTGAAGGATCAAACGCTGAAGAACGCCGAACAGGACTGGCTGAAAACCAACCTCGCAAGGTTTAGCCGGATGCTGCAGGGCGAGCGCGATCTCGCCACGATCTCCAACCTGATCATGAGCGAACTCGCTCCTTTGGTGAATGCCCAGTACGGGGTGTTCTATGTCGCGATGGAGGGTGAGGATCAGGACGCCACGCTCGATCTTGTTGCCAGCTATGGCGCCGGAAATCCGCAACAGATGAAGCCGCGCTTTGTCCTACGAGAAGGATTGATCGGACAGGCGGCGGCGGACAAGCTGCCGATACGGCTCAAAAACGTGCCCGAAGACTATCTTCGCATCAGTTCGGGCCTGGGCGATGCAAAGCCTGCGCACCTGTTCATTCTCCCGGCACTGTTCGAGGACGAAGTGAAGGCGGTGATCGAGCTAGGAAGCTTCGACGGGTTCAACGAAACACACCACGGCTTCCTGATCCAGCTCATGGAAACGATCGGCATCGTGCTCAACACGATCGCAGCGACGATGCGAACCGAGGAATTGCTCAAAGAATCGCAGTCGCTGACACAGGAGCTGCAGGCCCGCCAGACCGAACTGACCACCAAACAGGATGAGCTCGCCAAAACGAACGAAGAACTGCAGGAGAAGGCGCAACTGCTCGAATACGAAAAGCGGCAGGTTGAAGCCAAGAACTTTGAAATCGACATGGCCCGCCGCGCAATCGAAGAAAAGGCCGAACAGCTCGCCCTGACATCGAAGTACAAGAGCGAATTCCTGGCAAATATGAGCCATGAATTGCGTACACCGCTCAATTCGCTGCTGATCCTCTCGAAAGTGCTGACCAACAACGAGGAAGGCAACCTCAACCAGAAGCAGACGGAATTCGCCAAGACAATCCATTCGGCAGGGTCAGACCTGCTTAACCTGATCAACGATATCCTCGATTTGTCGAAGATCGAATCCGGAACCGTCTCGATCCAACTTGACGACATGCCGCTTTCCTCGTTGCGCCAGCATGTTGAACGGACATTTTCGCAGGTCGCGGCGCAGAAGGGACTCGGTTTCGAAGTAAACTTCGCTGAAGACCTTCCGGAGATCATCCGTACTGACGAACAAAGGTTGCAGCAGATCCTGCTCAATCTGCTTTCCAACGCCTTCAAATTCACGGCACGCGGGAAGGTCGAACTCGGCGTGAGAATGGCGGTTTCAGGCTGGAGCCCCGCCAGCGCGGTCCTCCGCGATGTCGACCAGGCGCTGGCGATTTCGGTCAGCGATACCGGCATCGGTATACCGCAAGACAAGCAGATGTTGATCTTCGAAGCCTTCCAGCAGGCCGATGGGACCACCAGCCGGAAATATGGCGGCACCGGGCTGGGACTTTCAATCAGTCGCGAGATCGCGGGGCTGCTGGGGGGCGAGCTGCAGGTTACCTCAAGTCCCGGCGAAGGCTCGACCTTTACCCTGTATTTGCCGCTCACGCCGCCGAAGGTCGAAACGCCAGGCGACGGGGCGCACGGCTCGGTTCGCCGTCCCGAACAACCGCTAAATAGTCGGGAGGACAGTTTTGGACGCGCGCCTTACGCCAGCGAGCCATTCGTCCTGCTTGTTGCAGGCGAGCCCACATTGGCGAAAGACCTGACGGAACACGCCCGCAAGGCGAACGTGGTAGCGACCATCGCCTCTACTGGGTCCGCGGCAGTCGCGCACGTACGCCGTTCGCCTCCTGCCGCCATTGTCCTTGATCTCGAACTGGAAGACATCGACGGACTCGTCCTGCTCGACATGTTGCGACACCATCCTGAAACCGCAGGATGTCCGATCCATGTGTTGATCAAAAAACAGGCCACGCCCCTTGTCGAAGGCCTCGCTGTGCCGGGATCGATAGTCGTTGGTCGCGAAAGGAATGATCTTGAAGAGCTGTTCCGCGCTCTGAAAAGTCAGATGGAACGCCACAAGAGTGAAAGCGGGAAAAACGACGAACCTGAACCTGGTGCAGACCACCAAGGGCTTGATGGGCGACAGATCCTGATCGTCGACGACGACATCCGCAATATCTTCTCACTGGCAAGCGTTCTGGAGGCGCAGGGTGCTTCGGTGACCTATTCCGAACGCGGGGCAGACGGAATCGAGATGCTGCGGGCAAACAGGGAGATCGACGCAGCCCTGATCGACATCATGATGCCCGAAATGGATGGCTACGAAACGATGCGCCGGATCCGCTCGGACGAGCAACTCGCATCGGTACCTCTGATTGCGGTAACGGCCAAGGCGATGCGCGGAGACCGGGCAAAATGTCTCGATGCAGGCGCAGACGATTACATTTCCAAACCCGTCGACATCGACCTGTTGATGTCGGTGCTTCGGATCGCGTTTAGCCGGTCATCGAATGCGTCTCACAATATCAAGGCGATGGAGTCGGTCAAATGA
- a CDS encoding universal stress protein, protein MKNILLLVHEDPGQFSRLQVALAIVRTLRGHLLCVEVKSIPVLTSDGYTGLPDALITQQLREPSAMRTRLETLLVQENVSWSFTETFGSNASALDDVSELADLIVLSTHHEPVPGHRRHPEALPIEARRPMLAVPPGCQGLDTRGCVTVAWDGSRPCNEAMRAGVPLLKSARKVVLLEINQPGGVFAMTEAARYLSRHGIPAELCGRSTGGPVASAILEHARQCHADMIVMGAYGVPRAEQAIFGGTTRTILMEAEVPLLLAH, encoded by the coding sequence ATGAAGAACATTTTGCTGTTGGTCCATGAGGACCCAGGCCAGTTCTCCCGATTGCAGGTTGCCCTCGCAATAGTGCGCACCCTGCGCGGGCATCTGCTATGCGTGGAGGTAAAGTCTATCCCTGTTTTGACAAGTGATGGATACACGGGGCTTCCGGATGCTCTGATCACCCAGCAGCTGCGCGAGCCTTCGGCGATGCGTACCCGGCTAGAGACTCTCCTGGTGCAGGAGAATGTCTCATGGTCCTTTACGGAGACGTTTGGCTCGAACGCCAGCGCTTTGGACGACGTGTCGGAATTGGCCGATCTCATTGTCTTATCGACGCACCATGAACCTGTGCCCGGCCATCGCCGTCATCCGGAAGCACTGCCCATTGAGGCGCGTCGTCCGATGCTAGCGGTTCCGCCAGGTTGCCAGGGTCTGGACACGCGGGGCTGCGTGACGGTTGCATGGGATGGATCGCGGCCGTGCAACGAAGCAATGCGCGCCGGTGTTCCCTTATTGAAATCCGCGCGCAAGGTCGTGCTCCTGGAAATCAATCAGCCGGGCGGCGTGTTCGCGATGACGGAAGCTGCCCGGTATCTTTCACGCCACGGAATTCCGGCGGAATTGTGCGGGAGATCAACTGGAGGACCAGTGGCAAGCGCGATCCTCGAACATGCAAGGCAGTGCCACGCGGACATGATCGTGATGGGCGCCTACGGCGTTCCTCGCGCGGAACAGGCCATATTCGGTGGCACCACCCGCACCATCTTGATGGAAGCGGAAGTCCCGCTCCTGTTGGCGCACTGA
- a CDS encoding response regulator transcription factor: MAEKQVVHIVDDEDGVRRSLDFLLRTAGYDTRRWENGEQFLKRVDKATPACVLLDIRMPGLDGLEVQRRMPEAGLDFPVIVLTGHGEVSSAVQAMQAGATDFITKPFEREQLLASVALAFRQNANLAALCAHREWAVAQLGKLTAREREVLDGLACGYPNKTIAFDLQISARTVEAYRANIMAKLHVSYFAEALRIAFAAGLGSDRVWSENHSKVGKGQPALSPPLPTAT; the protein is encoded by the coding sequence ATGGCTGAAAAGCAGGTTGTTCATATTGTCGACGATGAAGATGGCGTGCGACGTTCATTAGATTTCCTGCTGCGCACCGCTGGGTATGACACTCGTCGGTGGGAGAACGGCGAACAGTTCCTGAAACGGGTTGATAAAGCGACCCCTGCTTGCGTCCTGCTGGATATCCGCATGCCGGGCTTGGACGGGCTGGAGGTCCAGCGCCGGATGCCCGAGGCCGGGCTCGATTTCCCGGTTATTGTCCTGACCGGGCACGGAGAAGTTTCTTCTGCGGTGCAGGCAATGCAGGCTGGTGCAACGGATTTCATCACCAAACCGTTCGAACGTGAGCAGTTACTCGCCTCGGTAGCACTGGCCTTCAGACAGAACGCCAACCTGGCCGCCTTGTGCGCACACAGGGAGTGGGCCGTCGCGCAGTTGGGCAAACTCACTGCCCGCGAGCGGGAAGTTCTTGATGGACTCGCCTGTGGCTATCCCAACAAGACCATAGCTTTCGACCTGCAAATCAGTGCACGAACGGTCGAGGCCTACCGCGCAAACATAATGGCCAAGCTCCACGTGAGCTATTTCGCGGAGGCACTGCGAATTGCATTTGCAGCAGGCTTGGGGTCGGACCGGGTGTGGAGTGAAAACCATTCGAAAGTGGGAAAGGGCCAACCAGCCCTGTCCCCTCCGCTGCCCACAGCGACATGA
- a CDS encoding Hsp20/alpha crystallin family protein — translation MNEHSTLPVSGVRELSLPVVFGRLREEIDQLFDAFSRSRPIRDILQMPMMSEFNPAVEFQDCKDHYELVVELPGLDEKDIDIELTDGTLSISGEKRSEDEKREGNYLVSERSYGAFRRQLTLPADVDPENIQAKYRQGILQLDIKKDQDAVNRVRKIAVG, via the coding sequence ATGAACGAGCATTCTACATTGCCTGTTTCAGGCGTTCGCGAGTTGAGCCTGCCGGTCGTGTTCGGACGCCTGCGGGAGGAAATCGATCAGTTGTTCGACGCCTTCAGCCGCTCGCGACCCATTCGCGACATTTTGCAGATGCCGATGATGTCAGAGTTCAATCCCGCGGTGGAATTTCAGGACTGCAAGGACCATTACGAACTCGTCGTCGAGCTGCCAGGTCTGGATGAGAAGGACATCGATATCGAATTGACCGACGGGACGCTTTCGATTTCAGGAGAAAAGCGCTCGGAAGATGAGAAGCGAGAAGGGAATTACCTGGTCAGCGAGCGCAGCTATGGGGCGTTCCGGCGTCAGTTAACCCTGCCAGCCGATGTCGATCCTGAAAATATCCAGGCCAAATACCGCCAGGGCATCCTTCAGCTAGACATCAAGAAGGATCAGGACGCAGTCAACCGGGTCCGCAAGATTGCTGTCGGTTGA
- a CDS encoding OmpA family protein — protein sequence MPEARVGWRHQFDDAPTSFRTSFVSQPGASFTVLGPQRDEDAIVAGLSLAASLSDRVSLRLGYEGWFGDAHEVHGGTATLRIAFGGRAPAVSPPSPPPPPPAPPPPPPPPPPPPPPPPAVRCDQGPYIVFFDWDQSAITPEAATVLDSAATAYGNCGRASVMLAGHADRSGSAIYNVGLSERRNASVQQYLTGRGVPAARITSEAFGESRNRVPTADGVRELQNRRVEVTYGPGSGN from the coding sequence ATGCCCGAAGCGAGAGTTGGTTGGCGGCATCAGTTCGACGATGCACCGACCAGCTTTCGCACCTCCTTCGTTTCGCAACCGGGAGCAAGCTTCACAGTGCTCGGGCCTCAGCGGGATGAGGACGCAATCGTAGCAGGCCTGAGCCTTGCTGCCTCGCTAAGCGACCGTGTTTCGCTGCGGTTGGGTTACGAAGGCTGGTTTGGCGATGCACACGAGGTCCATGGGGGAACGGCCACCCTGCGGATCGCATTTGGTGGACGCGCCCCGGCTGTCTCCCCGCCCTCACCGCCGCCGCCTCCCCCGGCTCCCCCGCCCCCTCCTCCGCCTCCTCCGCCTCCTCCGCCCCCTCCGCCAGCCGTGCGTTGCGACCAGGGGCCCTACATCGTGTTCTTCGACTGGGACCAGTCAGCGATCACGCCGGAAGCGGCAACCGTGCTGGATTCGGCGGCTACCGCTTATGGCAACTGCGGCAGGGCGTCAGTCATGTTGGCCGGTCATGCCGACCGCTCTGGCTCGGCGATCTACAACGTCGGACTGTCGGAGCGCCGCAATGCTTCTGTCCAGCAGTACTTGACTGGTCGCGGTGTCCCGGCCGCTCGCATTACCAGCGAAGCTTTCGGTGAAAGCCGCAACCGGGTTCCGACTGCCGACGGTGTACGCGAACTGCAGAACCGCCGCGTGGAAGTGACTTACGGGCCAGGTTCGGGCAACTAA